From Pelosinus fermentans DSM 17108, the proteins below share one genomic window:
- the rplD gene encoding 50S ribosomal protein L4 has translation MPKVAVYDITGAKTGELELNDSVFGVEVNEAVLHQAVVMQLASQRLGTASTKTRGLVRGGGRKPWKQKGTGRARAGSTRSPIWVGGGTTFGPQPRSYAFRMPRKQRRLAIKSALTAKLQDGELVVVDSIAFDAPKTKNVINMLSGFDAANKKSLIITGEVIENVEKSARNIPGVKAIPASSSLNVYDLLYHDKVFVTKEAITRIEEVLA, from the coding sequence ATGCCGAAAGTAGCAGTATATGATATCACTGGAGCAAAAACCGGTGAGTTAGAATTAAATGATAGCGTTTTTGGTGTGGAAGTAAATGAAGCGGTACTGCATCAAGCTGTAGTAATGCAGCTTGCTAGTCAACGCTTAGGAACAGCTTCAACTAAAACAAGAGGTCTAGTACGTGGTGGCGGTAGAAAGCCTTGGAAACAAAAGGGCACAGGTCGTGCGCGCGCTGGTAGTACCCGTTCCCCAATTTGGGTAGGTGGTGGTACTACATTTGGTCCGCAACCACGTTCTTATGCATTCAGAATGCCACGGAAACAACGTCGTTTAGCAATTAAATCTGCTTTGACTGCAAAACTTCAAGATGGAGAATTGGTAGTAGTAGATAGCATTGCATTTGATGCACCAAAAACTAAAAATGTAATCAATATGTTGAGTGGTTTTGATGCAGCAAACAAAAAGAGTTTAATTATTACTGGTGAAGTTATAGAAAATGTCGAAAAGTCAGCTCGTAACATTCCTGGCGTTAAGGCAATTCCAGCTTCCAGCAGTTTAAATGTATACGATCTTTTGTATCATGACAAAGTGTTTGTGACAAAAGAAGCAATCACCCGTATTGAGGAGGTGCTGGCCTAA
- the rplC gene encoding 50S ribosomal protein L3 produces the protein MAKGILGKKLGMTQIFTQDGKLVPVTVIEAGNSVVLQNKTVENDGYNAVQLGFGTVKDKKVTSPMKGHFAKAGVKPVKLIKEIRLTEASEYTIGQEIGVDIFTEGEIVDVTGTAKGKGFAGVIKRWNFRRGPMAHGSKSHREPGSMGPRMSGGGGKVFKGKKLPGRMGNQKVTVQRLTVVRVDAERNLILIKGGIPGPKGSFMMIKNTVKPKK, from the coding sequence ATGGCTAAAGGAATTTTAGGTAAAAAACTTGGTATGACACAAATTTTTACGCAAGATGGTAAATTGGTTCCTGTTACTGTAATTGAAGCAGGTAATAGTGTTGTACTGCAAAATAAAACAGTTGAAAATGATGGCTACAATGCGGTGCAATTGGGTTTTGGCACTGTTAAAGATAAAAAAGTTACTAGCCCAATGAAAGGTCATTTTGCCAAAGCGGGTGTAAAACCTGTTAAACTGATCAAAGAAATTCGATTAACTGAAGCATCTGAATATACAATTGGTCAAGAAATTGGCGTGGATATATTCACTGAAGGTGAAATCGTTGATGTTACTGGTACTGCAAAAGGTAAAGGTTTTGCTGGTGTTATCAAACGCTGGAACTTTAGACGTGGACCAATGGCCCATGGTTCTAAATCCCATCGTGAGCCAGGTTCCATGGGACCTCGGATGAGCGGCGGCGGCGGTAAAGTATTCAAAGGCAAAAAATTACCTGGCCGTATGGGTAATCAAAAAGTTACTGTGCAGCGCCTGACGGTTGTAAGAGTCGATGCTGAACGGAATTTAATTTTAATAAAAGGCGGTATTCCTGGTCCTAAAGGAAGCTTTATGATGATTAAGAATACAGTAAAGCCTAAGAAATAA
- the rpsJ gene encoding 30S ribosomal protein S10 encodes MAKQQKIRIRLKAYDHKALDQSAVKIVDTAKRTGAMVSGPIPLPTEKNIFTVLRSPHVNKDSREQFEMRTHKRLIDILEPTSKTVDALMRLDLPAGVDIEIKL; translated from the coding sequence ATGGCTAAACAACAAAAAATCAGAATTCGTCTTAAAGCATATGATCATAAAGCACTGGATCAAAGTGCGGTTAAAATAGTGGACACTGCAAAAAGAACAGGTGCAATGGTTTCCGGGCCAATTCCACTTCCTACGGAGAAAAATATTTTCACTGTCCTGCGTTCACCACATGTCAATAAAGATTCCCGGGAACAATTTGAAATGCGTACCCACAAACGTCTGATTGACATTCTTGAGCCGACTTCCAAGACCGTTGATGCGTTAATGCGTCTGGATCTTCCGGCTGGTGTCGACATTGAAATCAAGCTGTAG
- the tuf gene encoding elongation factor Tu, which produces MAKKKFERNKPHINIGTIGHVDHGKTSLTAAITMTLSKHGGGEFMAYDMIDKAPEERERGITINTAHVEYETEKRHYAHVDCPGHADYVKNMITGAAQMDGAILVVSAADGPMPQTREHILLSRQVGVPSMVVFLNKADLVDDDELIELVEMEVRELLSSYEFPGDDIPVVCGSAVQALNCGCASRECKWCGKIFDLMDKVDEYIPTPVRATDKPFLMPVEDVFTITGRGTVATGRVERGEIKVGDNIEIVGMTEKPRTVVVTGVEMFRKLLDSAVAGDNIGALLRGVERKDIERGQVLAKPGSIIQHTKYKAEVYVLSKEEGGRHTPFFTNYRPQFYFRTTDVTGVVSLPEGVEMVMPGDNIQMSIELITPIALEEGLRFAIREGGRTVGAGVVTAIEA; this is translated from the coding sequence ATGGCAAAGAAAAAGTTTGAAAGAAATAAACCACATATTAACATTGGTACAATTGGTCACGTGGATCATGGTAAGACATCTTTAACAGCTGCAATTACCATGACTCTTTCGAAACATGGTGGCGGAGAATTCATGGCATATGACATGATCGATAAAGCTCCAGAAGAAAGAGAACGCGGTATTACGATTAATACAGCTCACGTAGAGTATGAAACTGAAAAACGTCACTATGCTCACGTTGACTGCCCGGGCCATGCTGATTATGTAAAAAACATGATCACTGGTGCTGCTCAAATGGATGGAGCGATTCTAGTAGTAAGTGCTGCTGATGGCCCTATGCCGCAAACTCGTGAACATATTCTATTGTCCCGTCAAGTAGGCGTACCTTCCATGGTAGTGTTCTTGAACAAAGCAGACTTGGTTGATGATGATGAATTAATCGAATTGGTTGAAATGGAAGTTCGTGAACTTCTGTCCAGCTATGAATTCCCTGGTGATGATATTCCTGTAGTTTGTGGTTCCGCTGTACAGGCGCTTAACTGCGGTTGTGCAAGTCGCGAATGCAAATGGTGCGGAAAAATATTTGATCTGATGGATAAAGTAGATGAGTACATTCCAACTCCAGTACGTGCAACAGACAAACCTTTCTTGATGCCTGTTGAAGACGTGTTCACGATTACTGGTCGTGGTACAGTTGCGACTGGTCGTGTGGAACGTGGTGAAATCAAAGTTGGTGACAACATTGAAATCGTTGGTATGACTGAAAAACCTAGAACTGTAGTAGTAACTGGCGTAGAAATGTTCCGTAAATTGTTGGATTCTGCAGTAGCAGGAGATAACATTGGTGCACTTCTTCGTGGTGTTGAACGTAAAGATATCGAGCGCGGTCAAGTATTGGCTAAGCCTGGTTCTATCATCCAACATACGAAGTACAAAGCAGAAGTATATGTACTGTCTAAAGAAGAAGGCGGTCGTCATACTCCGTTCTTTACCAACTATCGTCCACAATTCTACTTCCGTACAACAGACGTTACTGGTGTAGTAAGTCTGCCAGAAGGTGTAGAAATGGTTATGCCTGGTGACAACATTCAAATGTCAATTGAGCTTATCACTCCAATTGCACTTGAAGAAGGGCTTCGTTTCGCGATTCGCGAAGGTGGCCGTACTGTTGGCGCTGGCGTAGTTACTGCGATTGAAGCGTAA
- the fusA gene encoding elongation factor G, with protein MARKFSLNNTRNIGIMAHIDAGKTTTTERILFYTGKVHKIGEVHEGAATMDWMVQEQERGITITSAATTCEWSGHRINIIDTPGHVDFTVEVERSLRVLDGAVAVFCAKGGVEPQSETVWRQADKYGVPRMAYVNKMDILGADFYRVVDMMKTRLGANAVPVQLPIGLEHGFKGYVDLVQMKAVVYTDDLGKFSEAAEIPEDMQDHVAEYRQGLLDAVAESDDELMMKYLEGEEFTLEEINTGIRKATIACKMTPVLCGSSYKNKGVQPLLDAVIAYMPAPTDVPAIKGINPDTEAEDERAADDSLPFSALAFKIMADPYVGKLAFFRVYSGELSSGSYVYNSTKGKKERIGRILQMHANHREEIERVYTGDIAAAVGLKDTTTGDTLCDDKNQIILESMVFPEPVISVAVEPKTKADQEKMGIALQRLAEEDPTFRVNTDQETGQTIIAGVGELHLEIIVDRMLREFKVDCSVGKPQVAYRETIRKKVKSEGKFVRQSGGRGQYGHCWLEIEPLEPGQGFIFESKVVGGSIPREYIAPIGAGCKEAMDNGVLAGYPMVDIKVTVLEGSYHDVDSSEMAFKIAGSMGFKAGCAKAGAVILEPYMKVEVIVPEEYMGDVIGDLNSRRGRIEGMDAANGSQSIKAFVPLAEMFGYVTDLRSKTQGRGNYSMSFAHYDEVPKSIAEAIIAKVKGV; from the coding sequence GTGGCCAGAAAATTCTCGCTTAATAATACTAGAAATATCGGTATTATGGCACATATTGACGCTGGCAAAACCACTACGACTGAACGTATACTGTTTTATACTGGCAAAGTACACAAAATTGGGGAAGTGCATGAAGGCGCTGCGACAATGGACTGGATGGTACAAGAACAAGAGCGGGGTATTACAATTACTTCTGCAGCTACAACTTGTGAATGGTCTGGACATCGTATTAATATCATTGACACACCAGGACACGTGGACTTTACCGTAGAGGTAGAACGCTCGCTCAGAGTGTTAGACGGAGCTGTAGCTGTATTTTGCGCTAAAGGTGGCGTAGAACCGCAATCAGAAACTGTTTGGCGTCAAGCTGATAAATATGGTGTGCCTCGTATGGCATACGTAAATAAAATGGATATTCTTGGTGCTGATTTTTACCGGGTTGTCGATATGATGAAAACTCGTTTAGGTGCAAATGCTGTGCCGGTTCAACTGCCTATCGGTTTGGAACATGGTTTCAAAGGATATGTAGACTTGGTGCAAATGAAAGCTGTTGTTTACACTGATGACCTTGGTAAATTCAGTGAAGCTGCTGAGATTCCAGAAGATATGCAAGATCATGTTGCTGAGTACCGTCAGGGTCTTTTAGATGCTGTGGCAGAAAGCGACGATGAACTCATGATGAAATATCTTGAGGGTGAAGAATTTACATTAGAAGAAATCAATACTGGTATTCGTAAAGCAACGATTGCTTGCAAAATGACTCCTGTATTATGTGGTTCTTCTTACAAAAATAAAGGCGTGCAGCCATTATTGGATGCGGTTATCGCATACATGCCGGCGCCTACTGATGTCCCTGCTATTAAAGGAATCAACCCTGATACAGAAGCAGAAGATGAACGCGCAGCAGATGACAGTTTGCCATTTTCAGCTTTAGCTTTCAAGATTATGGCTGATCCTTATGTAGGTAAACTGGCATTTTTCCGGGTATACTCCGGGGAGCTTTCTTCCGGGTCTTATGTATATAATTCCACTAAAGGTAAGAAAGAACGTATCGGACGTATCCTGCAAATGCATGCAAATCATCGTGAAGAAATTGAAAGAGTATACACAGGCGATATTGCTGCTGCAGTTGGATTGAAAGATACAACTACTGGGGATACTCTGTGTGACGATAAAAACCAAATTATTCTTGAATCCATGGTTTTCCCTGAGCCAGTTATTTCTGTAGCAGTGGAACCTAAAACCAAGGCTGACCAAGAAAAAATGGGTATTGCACTACAACGGTTAGCAGAAGAAGATCCAACATTCCGCGTGAATACAGACCAGGAAACCGGTCAAACCATTATTGCTGGTGTTGGTGAATTGCATTTAGAAATTATCGTTGACCGGATGCTTAGAGAATTTAAAGTGGATTGCAGCGTAGGTAAACCTCAGGTTGCTTATCGTGAAACCATCCGCAAAAAAGTGAAATCTGAAGGAAAATTTGTTCGTCAGTCTGGTGGTCGTGGTCAATACGGTCATTGCTGGCTGGAAATTGAACCTTTGGAGCCAGGTCAAGGCTTTATTTTCGAAAGTAAAGTTGTTGGTGGTTCCATTCCAAGAGAATACATCGCTCCAATTGGTGCTGGTTGTAAAGAAGCTATGGATAATGGTGTTTTAGCTGGCTACCCTATGGTAGACATTAAAGTAACCGTTCTTGAAGGTTCTTACCATGATGTTGACTCCTCGGAAATGGCGTTTAAAATTGCTGGTTCAATGGGCTTTAAAGCTGGTTGTGCGAAAGCAGGCGCTGTAATTTTAGAACCATATATGAAAGTGGAAGTTATTGTTCCAGAAGAATATATGGGTGATGTAATTGGCGATTTGAACTCACGTCGTGGACGCATTGAAGGTATGGATGCCGCTAACGGCTCTCAATCCATTAAAGCGTTTGTACCACTGGCTGAAATGTTCGGTTATGTAACTGATCTACGTTCAAAAACCCAAGGACGCGGTAACTACTCAATGAGCTTTGCTCACTATGATGAAGTACCAAAAAGTATTGCTGAAGCGATTATCGCCAAAGTAAAAGGCGTATAA
- the rpsG gene encoding 30S ribosomal protein S7 — translation MPRKGPVTKRDVLQDPVYNSKIVTRFVNKVMLDGKKSVAENIVYDAFDIIRAKTGKDPLEVFETAMKNVMPVLEVRARRVGGANYQVPIEVRADRRLSLGIRWLVNYSRLRGEKTMRERLAAELIDASNNTGATIKKKEDTHKMAEANKAFAHYRW, via the coding sequence ATGCCAAGAAAAGGACCTGTTACAAAACGCGATGTATTGCAAGATCCAGTATACAATTCTAAAATTGTTACTCGATTTGTAAATAAAGTAATGCTAGATGGTAAGAAAAGTGTTGCTGAAAATATTGTATATGATGCATTTGATATTATCCGGGCTAAAACCGGCAAAGATCCTTTAGAGGTTTTTGAAACAGCAATGAAGAATGTTATGCCAGTTTTGGAAGTGCGTGCTCGCCGTGTTGGTGGCGCAAACTACCAAGTACCGATCGAAGTGCGTGCGGATCGTCGTTTGTCACTTGGGATTCGCTGGTTGGTGAATTACTCAAGACTGCGCGGTGAAAAAACCATGCGTGAAAGATTAGCGGCTGAATTAATTGATGCATCCAATAATACTGGTGCAACAATTAAGAAAAAAGAAGATACACATAAAATGGCTGAAGCCAATAAAGCTTTTGCGCATTATCGTTGGTAA
- the rpsL gene encoding 30S ribosomal protein S12, with amino-acid sequence MPTINQLVRKGRESLIEKSTAPALKESPQKRGVCTRVYTTTPKKPNSALRKVARVRLTNGIEVTAYIPGIGHNLQEHSVVLIRGGRIKDLPGVRYHIVRGALDTAGVQKRSQGRSKYGTKRAKK; translated from the coding sequence ATGCCAACAATTAATCAATTAGTACGTAAAGGTAGAGAGTCGCTTATAGAAAAATCTACTGCGCCTGCTTTGAAGGAATCTCCGCAAAAGCGTGGTGTATGTACAAGAGTATATACAACTACTCCTAAAAAACCAAACTCTGCACTTCGTAAAGTAGCGAGGGTACGTTTAACAAATGGTATTGAAGTTACTGCCTATATCCCTGGTATCGGTCATAACTTGCAAGAACATAGTGTTGTGCTTATCAGAGGTGGTAGAATCAAGGATTTACCGGGCGTACGTTATCACATTGTTCGTGGTGCATTAGACACTGCTGGCGTGCAAAAACGTAGCCAAGGAAGATCGAAATATGGTACCAAACGTGCGAAAAAGTAA
- a CDS encoding L7Ae/L30e/S12e/Gadd45 family ribosomal protein — protein MTGLLSKGVNSMSLEKLKIAKKIVGVKQVTKAVEKELVQVVYIAQDAEQRFVETLRTLCEHKNVAVEVTLTMAELGSACGIEVGAAAVAVLK, from the coding sequence ATGACTGGTTTGCTAAGTAAGGGAGTGAACAGTATGTCGCTCGAGAAGCTGAAGATTGCTAAAAAAATAGTCGGTGTTAAACAAGTCACCAAAGCGGTTGAAAAAGAGCTGGTGCAAGTTGTATATATTGCACAAGATGCTGAACAACGATTTGTAGAAACTCTGCGAACATTGTGTGAACACAAAAATGTGGCAGTAGAAGTGACACTTACTATGGCTGAATTAGGAAGTGCCTGTGGCATTGAAGTTGGTGCGGCAGCAGTAGCGGTTTTGAAATAA